In the genome of Quercus robur chromosome 3, dhQueRobu3.1, whole genome shotgun sequence, one region contains:
- the LOC126719014 gene encoding uncharacterized protein LOC126719014 isoform X2 yields MLPAFNQTSHVHLSLSQFVLHCHYFLTKFDVVQTMELQHWRHWRHPLVFNEDERSGDDCFGCREPVFGPSYSCIESDCDGYYYHHKSCAELPIGLHHPSHPNHPLILFGINTYLYNEEEYDRFSKCDVCGEKSVEYSYCCYRCNFIIHIRCSSLSPTIQTEVHDHQLTRSIWKQLKFTCDFCGKEGNLPYFCFQCDFAIHSRCAACPRRLKVFRHNHPLHLTPSLEVHQSDSPICLLCVRKVDTLCLYYCSRCDFAAHLYCAMLPQNREYINLQDLKEEQSTESKSEDPELHQSFDSEICKVKKTVVGEDGTQIATEIEHFSHKHDLKLTDEIPNNTKCNGVNLPWWLC; encoded by the exons ATGCTACCAGCCTTCAATCAAACATCTCATGtgcatctctctctttctcagtttgTTTTGCACTGTCATTATTTTCTAACCAAATTTGATGTTGTCCAGACGATGGAGCTTCAACATTGGCGGCATTGGCGGCATCCGTTGGTCTTTAATGAAGACGAGAGAAGTGGAGATGATTGTTTTGGGTGCAGGGAACCAGTCTTTGGGCCTAGCTATAGTTGTATAGAAAGCGATTGCGATGGTTACTACTATCATCATAAATCATGTGCTGAACTACCCATTGGGTTGCACCATCCCTCACACCCAAATCATCCTCTTATTCTCTTTGGCATAAATACATATCTTTACAACGAAGAAGAATATGACAGATTCAGCAAATGCGATGTCTGCGGAGAAAAGAGTGTAGAATACAGTTATTGTTGTTACCGTTGCAACTTCATCATTCACATCAGATGTTCTTCTTTATCACCCACCATCCAAACTGAAGTCCATGACCACCAATTGACCCGCAGCATTTGGAAGCAGTTGAAGTTCACTTGCGACTTCTGTGGCAAAGAAGGCAATCTGCCCTATTTTTGTTTCCAATGCGATTTCGCTATACATTCACGTTGTGCTGCTTGCCCACGCAGACTGAAAGTTTTccgtcacaaccaccctctccACCTCACCCCTTCTCTTGAAGTCCATCAATCCGACTCTCCAATTTGCCTACTCTGTGTTCGAAAAGTGGATACACTCTGCCTTTACTATTGCTCAAGATGCGATTTTGCTGCCCACCTCTATTGTGCTATGCTCCCCCAAAACAGGGAGTACATAAATTTGCAGGATCTTAAAGAGGAGCAGTCCACCGAGTCAAAATCTGAAGATCCAGAGCTCCATCAATCCTTTGACTCAGAAATTTGCAAAGTCAAAAAAACCGTTGTGGGGGAGGACGGAACTCAAATAGCCACAGAAATCGAGCACTTCAGTCACAAGCATGATTTGAAGCTTACTGATGAGATTCCGAATAACACAAAATGCAACGG TGTCAATCTGCCTTGGTGGTTATgttga
- the LOC126719014 gene encoding uncharacterized protein LOC126719014 isoform X1 yields the protein MELQHWRHWRHPLVFNEDERSGDDCFGCREPVFGPSYSCIESDCDGYYYHHKSCAELPIGLHHPSHPNHPLILFGINTYLYNEEEYDRFSKCDVCGEKSVEYSYCCYRCNFIIHIRCSSLSPTIQTEVHDHQLTRSIWKQLKFTCDFCGKEGNLPYFCFQCDFAIHSRCAACPRRLKVFRHNHPLHLTPSLEVHQSDSPICLLCVRKVDTLCLYYCSRCDFAAHLYCAMLPQNREYINLQDLKEEQSTESKSEDPELHQSFDSEICKVKKTVVGEDGTQIATEIEHFSHKHDLKLTDEIPNNTKCNGCVQSILSPFYSCTPCSFFLHTSCSKLPKIKRYPIHEHPLTLSYQQASFFCNTCAQMCNGLKYNCQICSVYNFHVQCILLSDTLTLACHEHRLYLSMTNSLQKCSSCNFENYCVFRCSTCEFVLDLKCATLPQTTWYNQHEHPFNLRYTLEDDTGEYYCDICEEERDPKQWFYYCAKCSFPAHRDCILGENPNVK from the coding sequence ATGGAGCTTCAACATTGGCGGCATTGGCGGCATCCGTTGGTCTTTAATGAAGACGAGAGAAGTGGAGATGATTGTTTTGGGTGCAGGGAACCAGTCTTTGGGCCTAGCTATAGTTGTATAGAAAGCGATTGCGATGGTTACTACTATCATCATAAATCATGTGCTGAACTACCCATTGGGTTGCACCATCCCTCACACCCAAATCATCCTCTTATTCTCTTTGGCATAAATACATATCTTTACAACGAAGAAGAATATGACAGATTCAGCAAATGCGATGTCTGCGGAGAAAAGAGTGTAGAATACAGTTATTGTTGTTACCGTTGCAACTTCATCATTCACATCAGATGTTCTTCTTTATCACCCACCATCCAAACTGAAGTCCATGACCACCAATTGACCCGCAGCATTTGGAAGCAGTTGAAGTTCACTTGCGACTTCTGTGGCAAAGAAGGCAATCTGCCCTATTTTTGTTTCCAATGCGATTTCGCTATACATTCACGTTGTGCTGCTTGCCCACGCAGACTGAAAGTTTTccgtcacaaccaccctctccACCTCACCCCTTCTCTTGAAGTCCATCAATCCGACTCTCCAATTTGCCTACTCTGTGTTCGAAAAGTGGATACACTCTGCCTTTACTATTGCTCAAGATGCGATTTTGCTGCCCACCTCTATTGTGCTATGCTCCCCCAAAACAGGGAGTACATAAATTTGCAGGATCTTAAAGAGGAGCAGTCCACCGAGTCAAAATCTGAAGATCCAGAGCTCCATCAATCCTTTGACTCAGAAATTTGCAAAGTCAAAAAAACCGTTGTGGGGGAGGACGGAACTCAAATAGCCACAGAAATCGAGCACTTCAGTCACAAGCATGATTTGAAGCTTACTGATGAGATTCCGAATAACACAAAATGCAACGGGTGCGTACAATCCATTCTCTCTCCATTTTACAGTTGTACCCCGTGTAGCTTCTTTCTTCATACATCTTGTTCTAAATTACCCAAAATAAAACGATACCCAATTCATGAACACCCTCTCACCCTCAGTTATCAGCAAGCTTCTTTTTTCTGTAATACCTGTGCCCAGATGTGCAACGGCTTAAAATACAACTGTCAAATATGCTCAGTGTATAATTTCCATGTTCAATGTATTTTATTATCAGACACCCTCACTCTTGCCTGTCATGAGCATCGTCTTTACCTCTCCATGACAAACTCTCTACAAAAGTGTAGTAGTTGTAATTTTGAAAACTATTGTGTATTCCGTTGTTCCACTTGTGAATTTGTTCTAGACTTAAAATGTGCTACACTACCACAAACCACATGGTACAACCAACATGAACATCCCTTCAACCTCCGTTATACTCTTGAAGATGACACCGGTGAATATTATTGTGACATCTGTGAAGAAGAACGAGATCCCAAGCAATGGTTCTACTACTGTGCAAAGTGCAGCTTTCCTGCTCATCGTGACTGTATTCTTGGGGAAAATCCAAATGTCAAGTAA